The following nucleotide sequence is from Chloracidobacterium validum.
CGACCCACGCGGCGCCGTTGGGCCGTTATCAACCTCGCAGTTCATTGCACTGGGCTGCGCGGCCTTTGTGGCTGGTGCGTGGATGCTCCGCCGACGGAAAACCATATCGTCGCCGGCCGTGACCGAGACGGCTACGACAACGAGCACGCCGCCCCCGACGGCCTCGCTACTTCCTCCTGAATCCTGAAGCTGTTCGACGAAGCCGTTCCCCGACATGTCCAACGCACAAGCTAGTTCAACGTCGCCGCTGCTCGCTCGTGATGAGCGAAGGGAAAAGTTTGACAAGAAAGCCGCAGCCAAAGACACGGCCCGCCTGATGGCCAAGTATGGCGCGCCGTATGTTCCTTACTTTGCCCTGGCTTTTTTCTGCCTGGTTGGCGCGGGAAGTTTGGCGCTGATTTACCCGCTTTTCGTCGGGACGCTCTTTGGCTCAATTTTCTCGCCAGACAAGCCATCCGCCCTTGCGCCGCTGCTGGCAGTTGTTTCCGGTCTTTTGAATCGGCTCTTTCCCGGCTACCAGCTTTCGCCCCTTGACCCCGTGCTGGCGCTCTTGACGGGCATTTTGGTAGTTCAATCGGTTCTGAGTTTTGGGCGAACCTACTTGCTCAACTATGTTGGTGAAAAGCTCGTGGCTGATGTGCGCCGCGACCTTTACCGACATTTGCTTTCACTGGATGTAACTTTTTTTGCGAATCGGCGCACGGGTGAACTCACCTCGCGCATCGCATCGGATGTCACAGCCATTCAAAACAGTGTCACGTTGAGCCTGGCCGAAGCCATGCGGCAGGTCATCGTCTTCACCGGCGGAACGGCGTTTCTCTTTTGGATTGACTGGCGGCTGGCCTGCCTGTTGCTGGCGCTCATTCCGGTGCTGGTCGTGAGCTTTGCGTTTTTTGGGCGAAACATCCGCCGGCGCAGCACGCGCGTCCAGGACGCCCTGGCCGAGGCAACGGCCATTTTGGAAGAAACCATTGCCGGTATTCGCACAGTGCAGTCCTTTGCCCGCGAACCCTACGAAGTGAATCGCTACGAAACGCATATCACCCGCTCGCTGCGGGAAGCGCTGGGTCGCGCGCTGGCGCGGGGACTCTTCAACGCTGCCATTGTTTTCGTCCTCTTTGGAGGCTTTGTCGGCTTGCTGTGGTACAGCGGGAACCAGGTTCTCGCGGGCAAGCTGACGGCAGAACAGCTCATTCAGTTTTTGTTCTACGCGGCGTGGGTCGGCGGCGCGCTGGGCACGCTGGCCGAGTATTACGGAGAGTTCAACCAAACCATTGGCGCGTCACGGCGCGTCGTCGAACTCTTTGAAACGAAGCCTGCCATTTGCGACCGGCAGGACGCACAGCCGGCGCAGCCGGTCAGTGGACTCGTCGAAGTCAAAGACGTTCACTTTACCTATCCGGGACGGACTGAACCGGCGCTGGACGGCATCACGATCACGGCCCGGCCTGGGGAGGTGATTGCGTTGGTCGGACCGAGCGGGGCCGGAAAGTCAACGCTCATCTCGCTGTTGCCGCGTTTTTATGATGTCACGTCGGGCGCCATTTGCGTGGATGGAAGGGATGTTCGCGCTTGGAAGCTGGCCGATTTGCGTTCCAACATCGGCATCGTTCCGCAGGAAACCACGCTCTTTAGTGGCACCGTCTATGACAACATTGCCTATGGCAAGCTCGATGCGACCCCCGACGAGGTTGAACGCGCGGCGCAGGCAGCCCATGCTCACGCCTTCATCACGGGCTTTCCGCAGGGCTACCAAACCATCGTGGGCGAACGCGGCGTCAAACTCTCCGGCGGACAACGGCAGCGAATCGCCATTGCGCGGGCCTTGCTCAAAAACCCACGAATTCTGATTCTGGATGAAGCGACGAGTTCGCTCGACTCCGAATCGGAGCGTTACGTCCAGGAAGCGCTCGACGTTTTGATGGAAGGGCGCACGACCTTCGTCATTGCGCATCGGCTTTCGACCGTTCAACGGGCGACGCGCATCGTGGTCATGGCGCACGGACGCATCATCGAGGAGGGAACGCACCAGGATTTGCTGGCGCGGGAAGGCATGTACAAGAAACTCTACAAGCTTCAGTTCCGCGATGTGCCGGAGTGGATTTTACAGGAAGAAGCTGGAGCGCGTGGCGCAGCGCCCCAGCTTCAAGTCGCGCGGACGGCACTTCCCTGAACCCAGACCTTGCAAGGGCTAGCTGTGCGCTGCGCCGTTGAGACCGATGTTGAGGACAACGCGCCCGTTGATTTGGCCGTGCTTCATGCGCTCAAACACCGCGTTGACCTCTTCAATGGGCTGGAGTTCAACATTTGGCTTGACCTTGCCTTCGGCAGCAAAGGCCAGGCTTTCCTGCAAATCCTTGCGGGTTCCGACAATCGAGCCACGGACGGTCAGGCGGTTCAAAACGACATCAAAAATGGGAAGCGGAAAGTCGCCTGGTGGCAGGCCAACCATGGAACACGTCCCTCCGCGCCGCAGCATCGCAATTGCCTGCCGAAAGATTGAAGCCGATACGGCCGCGACCACGACTCCATGCGCCCCGCCGGTCTGACGCTGGATGGACGCCACCGGGTCTTCTTCCTTGGCATTGACCGTAACATCCGCGCCGAGCTGCCGGGCAAGCTCGAGCTTTTCAGGTGCAATATCCACCGCGCCCACGTGCAGGCCCATGGCTTTGGCATACTGAACAGCCATGTGACCAAGTCCACCAATGCCGACCACGACCAACCATTCACCCGGACGCGCCTGGGTTTCCTTGATGGCTTTGTAGGTCGTCACGCCGGCGCATAGCACTGGCGCGGCCGTGACAAAATCCAGTCCTTCGGGAATGTGCCCGGCGTAGGCCGCCGGCGCCAGAACATATTCGGCAAAACCGCCATCAACTGAATATCCGGTGTTGTGCTGGTGATGGCAGAGGGTTTCCCAACCGGTCAGGCAATGCTCGCATAGCCCGCAGGCATCGTGCAGCCAGGGAATCCCGACGCGGTCACCTTCCTTGATGGCCGTGACGCCCTCTCCGACCGCCGCGACGTAACCAGCGCCTTCGTGGCCCGGCACAAGCGGTAGCTTTGGTTTAACGGGCCAGTCGCCATCTGCGGCATGCAGGTCGGTATGACAGACGCCACTGGCCATGACCTTGACGAGAATTTGCCCTGGACCCGGGCGCGGCACATCCATTTCCTCAATGGCAAGCGGCTTCCCAAACTCATGAACAACGGCAGCTTTCATTTTGCTAGGCAGCATGTGAACCTCCTTGCTCTATTTTCAGAGCTTTTTTCAACGCTCCATCCGTAACCACGCCAGTGCGTCAAACGGTCAGGTCCGTCAACCCGCTAGCGAGTCCAGCCAAGCGTGAGAATATGGTTGTCGTGGTAGTGTGAGACAGGGGGGGAACGTGAGTTTCGATACAGTACACTACTTCGGCCAGGCGGCCAAGCCTGCGAGTGGGCAGCCAAAATGAAATTCGGTTGGCCGTGGCTTAGTACTCCCGCCGCAGGGGGCGTCCCATGACTTCGGCCATGGCGTCACGGACGCGGCGTCCCTCGTAAAGCACCTGGTACATGCCGCGCGTCATGGGCATATCCACCTGGTGTTTCTGAGCCAGGGCATGGATCGCCTTGGTGGTCTTGACCCCTTCGGCAACGTTGGTCATGCCGGCCAGAATGTCATCGAGCTGGCGTCCCTTGCCGAGTTCGACGCCAACGTAGCGATTGCGCGAAAGCGTTCCGGTCGCCGTCAGAAAAAGGTCGCCAACGCCGGCCAGCCCGGACAGCGTTTCAACCCGCGCTCCGAGGGCAACCGCCAGCCGCGTAATTTCAGCCAGCCCACGGGTGATGAGTGTGACGACCGTGTTGTGGCCGAAACCCAACCCCACCATGACACCGGCCGCAATGGCGATGACGTTTTTTGAGGCGCCAGCAATTTCGACGCCGGTGATGTCCTGGTTGTAGTAAAGCCGAAAGTTGGGCGTACTGAGTTCGCCCTGCACGTATTCTCCCCACCGTGGAGCAAAGGCGGCGACGACGGTTGCCGTGGGATCGCCTTTGGCGACTTCGTAGGCGAAGTTTGGACCCGAAAGCGCGACATAACGCGGCTCAAAACGGTCATGCCAGACATCAAAGGCCACCTCCGACATGCGCATGAGCGTATCGGTCTCGATGCCTTTCGTGGCACTGACAAACACCATTGTCGGCGTGACGTAAGGGCGCATGGCAAGCAGTGTCGCGCGGGTGACATGCGACGGGACAACCAACAGCACCATCTGTGCGCCGTCCAGCGCCGCCGCCAAGTCAGCCGTTGGCCGCAAGTTGTCAGGAAAAGGAAAGCCGGGCAAATACAAGCGGTTTTCGCGCTCGGCAGCCAGTGAGGCAATATGTTCCGGGCGGTGTCCCCACAACGTCACCAAGCGCGGGACGTGATTTGAGGCCGAACGCGCCGCGGCAACTAGCGCCAGGGCTGTCCCCCAGCTACCGGCTCCAATCACGGCAATCCGCTGGCATTGCTCCATAACGATATCGGTGGCAAAACAAACTGTGGAATGGCTATCAAAGCTTAGGGCTAGTTCAGGAAAATAACTGGTTGCCTGACGGCTGGGAAGTGCTGGCTTGTCAGCGCAAGTAGAGCTAGTGTTTACTTGCCAACCATGCAGCTCACGGATTTCGCGGCCGTCATTTTCGACATGGACGGTTTGTTGATAGATACAGAAACCATCTACTGCCAATCCTGGCAGCGGGCGGCGGCCGATTGCGGGTTTATTATCACACCGGCCTTTTATGGACAGCTTGTCGGGCGTTCACGCGCCGATGCCCTGCGGATCGTGCTCGACCACTTTGGCGACAGGGTTCCAATGCCAGCGTTTCAGGAATCGGTTCTACACTACGAGACCGTCTGCTTCAGCGAAGAAACTATCCCAATCAAACCAGGTGCGCTGGAACTCATCCGGGCCGTTGAAACGCGCGGACTGCCCAAGGCCCTGGCCACATCAACCCACCGTCCTGCGGCAACGCAGCGCCTGGCGCGCACCGGACTTGACCGCCACTTCCCTATTACCATCACCGGGGATGACGTGCCGCGCCCGAAACCTTCGCCCGACATTTACCTGATGGCATGTGAGAAGTTGGGCGTCGCGCCGCAGGATGCGCTCGCATTTGAGGACTCGGATCCGGGCGTCCAAGCGGCCCATGCGGCCGGGGTTACGGTCGTGATGGTGCCCGATTTCAAAGCGCCGTCGCCTGACGCACACACCCGCGCCGCGCGGATTTTCCCTTCACTGCTGACGGCACTCGTCGCCCTCGGTGCTTGAGGTGAGCCGACCAGCGCGGCCACCCGACAGGCGGCTAGGCTTGGAAAGCGCGTCACATGCCATGACGACGGGAGGATTTCAAAGGCTTTTTCAGCAACCTGAATGGTGTTTTGGCAGCTTAGGGGCCGCCGGAGCTGGCTGGCTGTGGTTTGTTCTGACACGCCATGGGATTGGGCTTTCGCCAGATTCGGTTGGCTACCTGGCCGTTTCACAGCATCTTGTCGAAGGACATGGGTTAGTGTCCTACCAGGGAGACCCTTTCGTTGTCCAGCCGCCACTTTACCCATTATGTATCGCTGGTCTTGGCTACCTATCTAATCTTTCGCTCCCTTCGTCTGCTCTGGCACTCAATGTTGCGCTTTTTGGTCTGGTAATTCTTTTATCAGGAAAACTTACTTTTCTAGCGACAGGCTCATTAAAGTTTTCAATTTTTATTTGCTTTTCTATAATCTTCGGAATACCGATTTTTTGGATTTCATTGTTCGCGTGGAGTGAATTACTTTTTATTTTATTTTTACTTTGTAACTTCACAGAATTTCACAAACTTATCTCTAAAAATAAAAATGTTTATATTTTCTCGTGCCTGGTGTTCGCTAATCTGGCTTTTTTGACCCGTTACGTCGGCTTCTTGCTTATTGTTTCCAATCTTTTGATATTGTTCATTTTATTCATTAAGAAAGGAAAGAACTTTTTTGTTTTGCTTTATTTTGCTGTGCTCTCAGTTTCGATTCCGTCAATCTTTGTCCTTAGAAATTACGCAGTTTCCGGGACATTCTTTGGACCCAGGACGCTGTCCTCAATACGGATCAGTGAAAATTTATTGCTTTTTTCCGATGCTTTTTTCAGTTGGGTCATCGCCCCACTTGGTAATCTCATTACTACGCCAATTCTAATTGTTGGGGCAATTATACTCATTTTTGTTTTACTTATTAACTATCTCTTTCATACCTTACGTCTTCAAGAATTGGCAGTTTCAAATTTGATTTTGTTCATCATAGTATATTTGTCTTTCATACTTCTATCTTCTACTCGAATTGCATACGACCCAATTGATAACCGGCTACTATCCCCGATTTTCATACCGCTCTCTATCGTCTTGATACATTTTTTTTCTAAAACGATTTATTCAAACTTGCGTGCCAAACTACCTGAACGGACAGAGCGGTTGGCGGTCACGGCAGGAGTGCTGATTTGGTTTACTTATCCAGTGGTTTCAACGGTAACGCTTGCCATTGAAGTCTGGCAGGATGGAAAAGGCTACCATAGCCTGCGCTGGCAAACGAGTGAGACCCTGGCCTACGTTCGCAAGACCCACAAACAACTCACGCAGCTTCCGATTTACACCAATGATCCAGAGGGAATGTACTTCCTGGCTCAAACCCGTGCCGCGCACTTACCTTTTCGCGTACGGGCAAGCTGGCCCGAACCCGGATGCGCCTATGTCGTACGCTTCAAGCATGCCTATCGGGGCGAATGCCTGGAACTGCTTGAGCAACTGCGCAGCGTGGCCGACATTGTGACCCACAAGCAGTTTTCCGACGGTGAAATTTACATTGTGACCCGCAAAGCGTCTTGAAACCGCAGCCTCGCCGTGCTCACCGCACCATGGGCCGCAGTTGCTCGATTCGCTGGCTGATTTCGGCCGGAGACATATGCCGAAAGGCTTCCGGCAACATGTCGCGCGAGGTTGCCTCGCGTACCGCCACCAGGGTTTGATACTCGATGGCAACTTCATCCCGTGCCGGTGTGAACTCTTGCGCCACCAGACGCACATCGTCGTGGGAGACTTCTTTTCGTCCGGCCTGACGGGCAATGCGCCGGCAGCGGATGAGCATGGACTCAATATCCGCGCCGGACAGTTTCATCTCGCTGCGCACAATCGGCGACCAGTCCGTTACTTGGTGCACAATGCGGTTTTTCTTGATCATGGCCTCAACAATAGCCATCCGGTCGGCTTCCGACTCTGGATAGAAGAGCGAGATATGCTCTTCGCATCGCCCCTGGCGCTTCAGGTCAATTGGGAGCAAGTCAGGACGCGATGTCATCAGAATCCACAGAATCCGCCCCCGATTGTCGGTGTCGCCCATGGCAGAGGCAATTTTCGAGAAGATACGCTTATCCACGCCACTGTCACCACCGGAGTCGCGGTTGCCAAGCGTGGCATCAGCCTCATCAATCAGGACGACAATTGGCGCCAATGTTTGGATGAGTTTGAGAATCTTTTCCAGGTTGGACTCCGATGATCCAACCCACTTATCACGGAAGTTTTTGAACTCAACGACATTCAACCCACAGTCTTTGGCGAAAGCTTCAGCCAAAAATGTCTTTCCAGTTCCGACGGGGCCAGAGATCAGAATCCCCATGGGAGCTTCCTCGGTTTCGCCGTTGCGAATGACATCGGCAATGTTGCGGAGATAGGTTTTCGCTTTCTCAAAACCGCCAACGTGATCAAGTCCGTATTTTGGCGTTACGAACTCAATCAAGCCCACGCATTCTGACTCGATGATGGATTTTTTCTTGGCGCGAACGAGATCAAGCGTCAGCCCTTCATTGTTGAGGGTGGCTCCCTTGAGAATAGATGCGATGTGCACGCGATTGAGACCGGACGTAAGGTTGGCAAGCTGCTCGTCGCTCACCTGCATTTTCAAGCCGAGCACACTGTTTCCCAGCTCAGACTTCATCTTTTCAAGCTGTTCATTGAACTTCTTCGTTTCTTCATTGAGCCGATCGACGCCTTCTTCCCGGAGAATGCGTTCCGCCTTGGCTCGAAAATCGGACTTGAGTTGTTCGACTTCTTTTTCCGAGCGGCCGTTGCGCCGCTTGGCAATGTCGGCCAGCTCATGGCGAATGTAATCGAGGCGCTCGTTGTAATCTGGATAGGGAACCTGAATTGCCGTGATGCGCGAATTCTCGCGTAGCCGCTGCGCGACATCCGAGAGGCTCTCGGTGAGGAAGATGACGATGTTATCGGAGTTGAGCAAGCGCGCGCTGGTTAGCCAGCGCTGCATCATGACGAGCAAGTTGCGTTCGTCACTGCTCAGATGCGTCATGTCACCCGCCGGCACGAGCGTTTCAAGAAAGTTGATGATGACAGCAACTTGGTCTCCACTGTACAGGAAACGCTCGATGAGACTAAGCGCCGGCACCGGGTCACGGGGTAAGGTTGCCATGGTTTTGGCGTCGGCCAGTGGGTTGGCAACCCGCAAGGTCGCCAGGAATTGGCGCTCCGCTTCCTGCGAGCCGAAGGAGATGCCCTCACTCCGGTTGTAGAGCACGATGTGCTTGTTGCCGAGCATCTCTTGTTGAAGAAACGTCACCAGCCCAACGTAGCCACGTTTTGACCGCGCCACGTCATAGACGTTGTGATGAAGCAGAAAATGGCTTGCCTCACCGGAAAAATACTTTCGCCCCATTTCGGCCGCCCAAGGCGGAAGCTGATTGAGTTCATCGAGCGTGAGCAGGTGACGAGTAACTGACATGGCGAGATTCCTTTTATAGTCCCTCAAATCCGATCTGGGATGGCGCGCTGGCACAGAAGCACCACGGCTTGTACGGCAATCGCTTCCCGCCGACCAACGGCGTCAAACCCCTCATTGGTTTTTGCCTTGATACTCACCGCGCTGGGATCGAGTTGCAGGTTCGTGGCGAGTCGCTCCCGCATGGCCGGGATGTGTGGCCCGAGCTTGGGGCGCTCAGCAATGATTGAAGCGTCTAGATTGCCGATTTCAAAGCCCTGCGCAGCAACCAATGTGACAACGTGGCGCAGAAGCGCCAGACTATCGGCATTGGCCCAGCGCGGATCGGTGTCGGGAAAGTGTGACCCAATATCGCCTAGCGCCAGCGCCCCAAGCAGCGCGTCGGTTATCGCATGGGCCAGGGCATCAGCGTCGGAGTGGCCGAGCAGTCCCCGTTCATAGGGAATCGTCACGCCACCCAAAATCAGCGGGCGGCCTTCCACCAAACGATGGATGTCATAGCCCGTCCCAACCCGAAATGCGCAACGGTGCATCGTACAACGTCCCTACATCAACCTATCCGAAGACGGCACCGGATAGGGGACAAAGCAGTGGCGGCAGCGCGCCTCATACAAGCCTTCGGCGCCAACGACGACCCGGCGCTCATCGGCAATCAACCGTTGCGAGAAGTTTGCCGGATGCCCACACACCACGCAAATCGCCTGTGGCTTGCTGACATATTCAGCCACGGCCAACAGGTGTGGGATTGGCTC
It contains:
- a CDS encoding ABC transporter ATP-binding protein → MSNAQASSTSPLLARDERREKFDKKAAAKDTARLMAKYGAPYVPYFALAFFCLVGAGSLALIYPLFVGTLFGSIFSPDKPSALAPLLAVVSGLLNRLFPGYQLSPLDPVLALLTGILVVQSVLSFGRTYLLNYVGEKLVADVRRDLYRHLLSLDVTFFANRRTGELTSRIASDVTAIQNSVTLSLAEAMRQVIVFTGGTAFLFWIDWRLACLLLALIPVLVVSFAFFGRNIRRRSTRVQDALAEATAILEETIAGIRTVQSFAREPYEVNRYETHITRSLREALGRALARGLFNAAIVFVLFGGFVGLLWYSGNQVLAGKLTAEQLIQFLFYAAWVGGALGTLAEYYGEFNQTIGASRRVVELFETKPAICDRQDAQPAQPVSGLVEVKDVHFTYPGRTEPALDGITITARPGEVIALVGPSGAGKSTLISLLPRFYDVTSGAICVDGRDVRAWKLADLRSNIGIVPQETTLFSGTVYDNIAYGKLDATPDEVERAAQAAHAHAFITGFPQGYQTIVGERGVKLSGGQRQRIAIARALLKNPRILILDEATSSLDSESERYVQEALDVLMEGRTTFVIAHRLSTVQRATRIVVMAHGRIIEEGTHQDLLAREGMYKKLYKLQFRDVPEWILQEEAGARGAAPQLQVARTALP
- the adhP gene encoding alcohol dehydrogenase AdhP, encoding MLPSKMKAAVVHEFGKPLAIEEMDVPRPGPGQILVKVMASGVCHTDLHAADGDWPVKPKLPLVPGHEGAGYVAAVGEGVTAIKEGDRVGIPWLHDACGLCEHCLTGWETLCHHQHNTGYSVDGGFAEYVLAPAAYAGHIPEGLDFVTAAPVLCAGVTTYKAIKETQARPGEWLVVVGIGGLGHMAVQYAKAMGLHVGAVDIAPEKLELARQLGADVTVNAKEEDPVASIQRQTGGAHGVVVAAVSASIFRQAIAMLRRGGTCSMVGLPPGDFPLPIFDVVLNRLTVRGSIVGTRKDLQESLAFAAEGKVKPNVELQPIEEVNAVFERMKHGQINGRVVLNIGLNGAAHS
- a CDS encoding NAD(P)H-dependent glycerol-3-phosphate dehydrogenase, whose translation is MEQCQRIAVIGAGSWGTALALVAAARSASNHVPRLVTLWGHRPEHIASLAAERENRLYLPGFPFPDNLRPTADLAAALDGAQMVLLVVPSHVTRATLLAMRPYVTPTMVFVSATKGIETDTLMRMSEVAFDVWHDRFEPRYVALSGPNFAYEVAKGDPTATVVAAFAPRWGEYVQGELSTPNFRLYYNQDITGVEIAGASKNVIAIAAGVMVGLGFGHNTVVTLITRGLAEITRLAVALGARVETLSGLAGVGDLFLTATGTLSRNRYVGVELGKGRQLDDILAGMTNVAEGVKTTKAIHALAQKHQVDMPMTRGMYQVLYEGRRVRDAMAEVMGRPLRREY
- a CDS encoding HAD family hydrolase is translated as MQLTDFAAVIFDMDGLLIDTETIYCQSWQRAAADCGFIITPAFYGQLVGRSRADALRIVLDHFGDRVPMPAFQESVLHYETVCFSEETIPIKPGALELIRAVETRGLPKALATSTHRPAATQRLARTGLDRHFPITITGDDVPRPKPSPDIYLMACEKLGVAPQDALAFEDSDPGVQAAHAAGVTVVMVPDFKAPSPDAHTRAARIFPSLLTALVALGA
- a CDS encoding ATP-binding protein, with translation MSVTRHLLTLDELNQLPPWAAEMGRKYFSGEASHFLLHHNVYDVARSKRGYVGLVTFLQQEMLGNKHIVLYNRSEGISFGSQEAERQFLATLRVANPLADAKTMATLPRDPVPALSLIERFLYSGDQVAVIINFLETLVPAGDMTHLSSDERNLLVMMQRWLTSARLLNSDNIVIFLTESLSDVAQRLRENSRITAIQVPYPDYNERLDYIRHELADIAKRRNGRSEKEVEQLKSDFRAKAERILREEGVDRLNEETKKFNEQLEKMKSELGNSVLGLKMQVSDEQLANLTSGLNRVHIASILKGATLNNEGLTLDLVRAKKKSIIESECVGLIEFVTPKYGLDHVGGFEKAKTYLRNIADVIRNGETEEAPMGILISGPVGTGKTFLAEAFAKDCGLNVVEFKNFRDKWVGSSESNLEKILKLIQTLAPIVVLIDEADATLGNRDSGGDSGVDKRIFSKIASAMGDTDNRGRILWILMTSRPDLLPIDLKRQGRCEEHISLFYPESEADRMAIVEAMIKKNRIVHQVTDWSPIVRSEMKLSGADIESMLIRCRRIARQAGRKEVSHDDVRLVAQEFTPARDEVAIEYQTLVAVREATSRDMLPEAFRHMSPAEISQRIEQLRPMVR
- the ispF gene encoding 2-C-methyl-D-erythritol 2,4-cyclodiphosphate synthase, with the protein product MHRCAFRVGTGYDIHRLVEGRPLILGGVTIPYERGLLGHSDADALAHAITDALLGALALGDIGSHFPDTDPRWANADSLALLRHVVTLVAAQGFEIGNLDASIIAERPKLGPHIPAMRERLATNLQLDPSAVSIKAKTNEGFDAVGRREAIAVQAVVLLCQRAIPDRI